The following proteins are co-located in the Haemorhous mexicanus isolate bHaeMex1 chromosome 30, bHaeMex1.pri, whole genome shotgun sequence genome:
- the HR gene encoding lysine-specific demethylase hairless, translated as MASDARMGETPARWRRAPEAAQDSRGMESSGMLLSRSAAAELGLPAYPEPGKLSYAMEKGCPWRGSEGCLGPVRELAGGHLGCPYPPAPPCLRDALSRPKDGAELPPLLPPRNGQPKAGWGEPCKEHPGPRWAEAVLAPLALYSHAYHRYPLPVPGLDAPRPGTAGKPRGAAGDAAGDPPAFHHCPFLVEAKHSPFLLSSLLPGGPPAEPPFGGAGAEGPGPVRDGRFAGPEWHLGSYGHAWGQPLYLGVPPRCKAALPPFDDCSSSGNKEFYAKKGPGFHPSSKNHAAPQLLGKSQAGQDRDGEGEPAVPELPAAPWRDGRAGGSSAVPAPHPRTPPPGASHPLLLLQPGSGGCGGTWVGARPHGADFSMDTGPGRPSEPKDERLGYRSAQPRSPSACGEPNPSPLLADGHYPAALARPEPPPGCLCPTSGCDGCPGVGCGVPNPFEPTLGTAGGRFPCPPSNHTKLKKTWLTRHSEQSLPRSKASRRDGGPEPPGEGKRSAKRPHGTADGPRPAGEGAGAAKRGTKATAGPGGGTESAGDAEERRMELGEEEPPSRAGEPWCLQSLPCTALPPSIPRCCACVPRAGGDPEGEEEEPPESTCRLLHFRRFALGDNGELSVDGLCSLGEAQGDAASPDWGLRNVGSRNVGSRSVGSSLCLAKYLLGVLGDPFCAAVCRDRDTWPGAPGGPEGVTGWRRGEGASQLCDACQRGFFNSHWSCARCGFQLCPECHRSRREESGPEGPALPPECTPGRDHHVSSLVPTQFVPTRVLTRLWKLLHEVRIKFGIESHCPCGEGAAEQSLEEPPGRQEPPGAAVPTLPPLSHGPADPARPIKEEDGVGNPDRVLPRAESPEGGPPSPGQPPARGGTVQSTTLCDLLASTAVKLCLGQDGVRMAFAPVAPALPSDNRLTSILDSIIARVVEKKIQERQAGSELSPPGSPEPPASHCVLAPSGLLWLHDPGHASNYKLFQEHWRQGQPVLVSGLQKRLEPRLWAPESFQPSGQEEEEVEAVNLRAPRSRVRMSSREFWDGFAASTASPEQEQSSGDLLKLESGFGDTELSRATNLRASLPLPEYCGASGRLNLATYLRGQRGRRWLRPRLCVAYAVRPQERNFGTKPLTVEAADSISVLAHAAPAPREPLHPADMDELEAPLRERLGAGGRPGALWHIFRAEDAPRIRDFLRKAAQEPGQDGAAAAEPPGRYLDPALRRRLRDECGVSGWSLLQLPGDAVLVPAGAPHQVRSLSGTISVEQQFLSPESAVRLRQLDTGPAGTPRHLRAQLDGMIFVAVREALEVLRGCQ; from the exons ATGGCCAGCGACGCGAGGATGGGGGAGACCCCGGCGCGGTGGAGAAGAGCCCCGGAGGCAGCGCAGGACTCCCGGGGGATGGAGAGCAGCGGGATGCTTTTATCCCGAAGCGCCGCTGCCGAGCTGGGACTCCCGGCCTACCCGGAGCCCGGCAAGCTGAGCTACGCCATGGAGAAAGGATGTCCCTGGAGGGGCTCCGAGGGATGTTTGGGACCCGTCCGGGAGCTTGCCGGTGGCCACCTGGGCTGCCCCTACCCACCGGCCCCACCGTGCCTGCGGGACGCGCTGAGCCGCCCCAAGGACGGGGCCGAGCTCCCCCCGCTGCTGCCCCCCCGGAACGGGCAGCCCAAGGCGGGCTGGGGGGAGCCCTGCAAGGAGCACCCGGGGCCGCGCTGGGCCGAGGCCGTGCTGGCCCCGCTGGCCCTCTACAGCCACGCGTACCACCGCTACCCGCTGCCCGTGCCCGGGCTGGACGCACCGCGCCCCGGCACCGCCGGCAAGCCCCGCGGGGCGGCGGGGGACGCGGCCGGAGACCCCCCGGCCTTCCACCACTGCCCCTTCCTCGTGGAGGCCAAGCACAGCCCGTTCCTCCTGTCCTCGCTGCTGCCCGGCGGGCCCCCGGCCGAGCCCCCGTTCGGCGGCGCGGGGgcggaggggccggggccggtGCGGGACGGGCGCTTCGCTGGCCCGGAGTGGCATTTGGGCTCCTACGGGCacgcctggggacagcccctcTACCTGGGGGTCCCGCCGAGGTGCAAGGCGGCTCTGCCCCCCTTCGACGACTGCTCCAGCTCAGGGAACAAG gAGTTTTACGCCAAGAAAGGACCCGGGTTCCACCCCTCGAGCAAGAACCACGCGGCGCCGCAGCTGCTGGGCAAGAGCcaagcagggcaggacagagaCGGGGAGGGGGAGCCGGCGGTGCCGGAGCTGCCGGCAGCCCCGTGGAGGGATGGCCGGGCGGGGGGCAGCTCGGCGGTGCCCGCTCCCCATCCCCGCACGCCTCCCCCCGGCGCCAgccaccccctgctcctcctgcagcccggctcggggggctgcggggggacCTGGGTGGGCGCACGGCCCCACGGCGCCGATTTTTCCATGGACACGGGGCCGGGCCGGCCCTCGGAGCCCAAAGATGAGCGCCTGGGCTACCGAAGCGCCCAGCCCCGCTCGCCCTCGGCATGCGGGGAGCCCAATCCCTCGCCTCTGCTGGCGGACGGGCACTACCCAGCGGCTCTGGCCAGGCCGGAGCCCCCCCCGGGCTGTCTGTGCCCCACCTCGGGCTGCGATGGGTGCCCGGGGGTGGGCTGCGGTGTGCCCAACCCCTTCGAGCCCACCCTGGGCACGGCCGGGGGGCGTTTTCCGTGCCCCCCCAGCAACCACACCAAGCTGAAGAAGACGTGGCTGACGCGGCACTCGGAGCAGTCGCTGCCTCGCTCCAAAGCTTCCCGGCGGGACGGGGGTCCCGAGCCCCCCGGAGAGGGCAAGCGCTCGGCCAAACGCCCCCACGGCACCGCCGACGGTCCCCGCCCTGCCGGCGAGGGCGCCGGGGCCGCCAAAAGGGGCACCAAGGCCACCGCGGGCCCGGGTGGTGGCACGGAGAGCGCGGGGGACGCCgaggagaggaggatggagctgggagaggaag AGCCGCCGAGCCGGGCGGGGGAGCCGTGGTGcctgcagagcctgccctgcACGGCGCTGCCCCCCAGCATTCCCcgctgctgtgcctgtgtccccCGCGCCGGGGGGGACCCCGAgggcgaggaggaggagcccCCCGAGAGCACCTGCAGGCTGCTGCACTTCCGCAG gttCGCCTTAGGGGACAACGGGGAGCTGAGCGTCGATggcctctgcagcctgggggaGGCCCAGGGGGACGCGGCCAGCCCTGATTGGGGGCTCAGGAATGTggggagcaggaatgtggggagcaggagcgtggggagcagcctctgcctggccaagtacctgctgggggtcctgggggaccCCTTCTGCGCCgctgtctgcagggacagggacacgtgGCCGGGAGCCCCCGGCGGGCCCGAGG GGGTGACAGGCTGGAGGCGGGGGGAAGGAGCGTCCCAGCTCTGTGACGCCTGCCAGCGTGGCTTCTTCAACTCccactggagctgtgccagatgTGGCTTCCAGCTGTGCCCCGAGTGCCACCGCAGCAGGCGGGAGGAGAGTGGCCCTG AGGGTCCGGCGCTGCCACCCGAGTGCACCCCCGGGCGGGACCACCACGTGTCATCCCTGGTCCCCACACAGTTTGTCCCCACCCGTG TCCTGACCCGGCTCTGGAAGCTCCTGCACGAGGTCAGGATCAAGTTTGGCATCGAGTCCCACTGTCCCTGCGGGGAGGGGGCTgcggagcagagcctggaggagcCCCCGGGCAGGCAG GAGCCGCCGGGGGCCGCGGTGCCCACCCTGCCACCCCTCAGCCACGGCCCCGCTGACCCCGCCCGGCCCATCAAGGAAG AGGACGGCGTGGGCAACCCTGACCGTGTTCTCCCCCGAGCAGAGAGCCCCGAGGGGGGGCCGCCGTCCCCGGGGCAGCCCCCGGCGCGGGGGGGGACCGTGCAGAGCACGACCCTCTGCGACCTCCTGGCCTCCACCGCCGTGAAGCTGTGCCTGGGGCAGGACGGGGTGCGCATGGCCTTCGCCCCCGTGGCACCGGCCCTGCCCAGC GATAATCGCTTGACCAGCATCCTGGACAGCATCATCGCCCGCGTGGTGGAGAAGAAGATCCAGGAGAGGCAGGCGGGGTCTGAGCTGAGCCCCCCCGGctccccggagccccccgcaTCCCACTGCGTCCTGGCCCCCAGcgggctgctctggctgcacgACCCCGGCCACGCCAGCAACTACAAACTGTTCCAGGAGCACTGGAGGCAGGGCCAG cctgtgctggtgtcaGGGCTGCAGAAGAGGCTGGAGCCGCGGCTGTGGGCGCCCGAATCCTTCCAGCCCtcggggcaggaggaggaggaggtggaggcgGTGAACCTGCGGGCACCGCGGAGCCGAGTCCGGATGAGCAGCCGGGAGTTTTGGGATGGCTTTGCCGCCAGCACAG CATcccctgagcaggagcagagcagcggGGACCTGCTGAAGCTGGAgagtggctttggggacacGGAGCTGAGCCG GGCCACCAACCTGCGGGCCAGCCTGCCCCTGCCCGAGTACTGCGGGGCCAGCGGCCGCCTCAACCTGGCCACCTACCTGCGGGGCCAGCGGGGCCGGCGCTGGCTGCGCCCGCGTCTCTGCGTGGCCTACG CTGTGCGTCCGCAGGAGCGGAACTTTGGGACCAAACCCCTGACGGTGGAAGCGGCCGACTCCATCAGCGTCCTGGCGCACGCAGCGCCGGCACCGCGGG AACCGCTCCACCCGGCGGACATGGACGAGCTGGAGGCGCCGCTGCGGGAgcggctcggggccggcggccggCCCGGTGCCCTGTGGCACATCTTCCGCGCCGAGGATGCCCCGCGGATCCGGGATTTCCTGCGCAAG GCGGCCCAGGAGCCGGGGCAGGACGGGGCGGCCGCAGCGGAGCCCCCCGGGCGCTACCTGGACCCCGCCctgcggcggcggctgcgggacGAGTGCGGGGTGAGCGGCTggagcctcctgcagctcccgggggacGCCGTGCTGGTCCCCGCCGGGGCTCCCCACCAG GTGCGGAGCCTCAGCGGCACCATCAGCGTGGAGCAGCAATTCCTGTCCCCGGAGAGCGCCGTGCGCCTCCGACAGCTCGACACCGGCCCCGCCGGGACCCCGCGCCACCTCCGCGCCCAG CTGGACGGGATGATCTTCGTCGCCGTGCGGGAGGCTCTGGAGGTCCTGCGGGGCTGCCAGTGA
- the NUDT18 gene encoding 8-oxo-dGDP phosphatase NUDT18 → MGDAPVPELEAVLDGGAWDVGETFEGSPAPPGPVRLGRNVCYVVLAVLFNQEDALLLVQEAKPECRGRWYLPAGRMEPGEAIVAALRREVREESGLECEPVTLLALEERGPAWIRFSFLARATGGTLKTLEEADSESLQATWWPGDPRSLPLRSPDILPVLELAARYRRSPAHPPTLPRELPCSPLCLRLLLPFSNASGDLWLLLATAGTPHLPVVACGTSPSELRAGLRPPLLRLLRERLAWEPQPAALGLLGLQHHPGDSGDTDGICFNVLLSVAPGSQREQPPEPRDPALRWWPVREERLRGRVLRRLRATVPVRS, encoded by the exons ATGGGGGACGCGCCGGTGCCGGAGCTGGAGGCGGTGCTGGATGGAGGCGCCTGGGACGTGGGGGAGACTTTCGAGGGGtcccccgcgccccccgggcCCGTCCGCCTGGGCAGGAACGTTTGCTACGTCGTGCTGGCCGTGCTCTTCAACCAGGAG GACGcgctgctgctggtgcaggaggCCAAGCCCGAGTGCCGGGGCCGCTGGTACCTCCCCGCGGGCCGCATGGAGCCGGGCGAGGCCATCGTGGCGGCGCTGCGGAGGGAGGTGCGGGAGGAGTCGGGGCTGGAGTGCGAGCCCGTCacgctgctggccctggaggaGCGGGGCCCGGCCTGGATCCGCTTCTCCTTCCTGGCACGGGCCACAG GTGGGACCCTGAAGACCCTGGAGGAGGCTGACTCCGAGTCCCTCCAAGCCACCTGGTGGCCCGGGGACCCGCGGTCGCTGCCGCTGCGCTCTCCGGACATCCTGCCCGTGCTGGAGCTCGCCGCCCGCTACCGCCGCAGCCCCGCGCACCCCCCGACGCTGCCGCgggagctgccctgctccccgcTCTGCCTGCgcctcctgctgcccttctccaaCGCCTCCGGCgacctgtggctgctgctggccaccGCCGGCACCCCGCACCTGCCCGTGGTGGCCTGCGGCACGTCCCCCTCCGAGCTGCGTGCGGGGCTGCGCCCGCCGCTGCTGCGGCTGCTGCGGGAGCGCCTGGCCTGGGAGCCGCAGCCCgcggctctggggctgctggggctgcagcaccaccCTGGAGACTCTGGGGACACCGACGGCATCTGCTTCAACGTGCTGCTGAGCGTGGCCCCGGGCAGCCAGCGGGAgcagccccccgagccccgAGACCCCGCGCTGCGCTGGTGGCCGGTGCGGGAGGAGCGGCTGCGGGGCCGCGTCCTGCGGAGGCTCCGTGCCACCGTGCCCGTCCGGAGCTAG